The genomic segment tattaactatgtaaccatATGATTAGTGATACATTCTTTAATATGTAATATGTCAAGAATAAATAAATGAGTAACCACATTGTTTGTGCATAAGACTGCAGAATTGGACTTCACCTATAGGTCGCCTTTCCCAAGTACTAAGTAAGTCTCTTGGTACTCAGAAAACCCCAGGACTTACAGTAGCACTGAACAGTAAAACAACTGGACAGTTACAAAAACAACATATATAAAGCACCTATCGATACTGACAGAAAAAAAGGTTCTGAATCCAAACCCACCGATAGATGACAGGATCCAGAATGCTGAGTGTCATGGAAGGAGGAAATGATCCAGTAATGGAGTACATGGAAGAGGTATGGCATAGAGGCAGATATCAATAGTGGGAACAATACTTAACTAACCCTATGAGAAAATGCATTAGACTCCTTGAAACTACTGACACCAGCATACCCAGAAAACACACTATGTAGCTACTCTATATAGCTACAGATCCCAGATTAGAATGAAAACACAGTAGTTGGACTACAGAATGCAGGATAGACAGAAAAGACATTCATCTAGAACAGCATAATTTGGGAAGAAATGTAGATGACAATCTATACTCAAAAAACAGAATTGAGGAAAGCCTAGATGTAAAAAGGCTAAACAATCTGCAAATCCACCCTAATTAACAAGGACAGGGTAGGCTATAACAAAACTCAGTTTCAGGTTACTTATAACGCAGAAGGGGAAAGGTAAAAAGTAAAGATTTACGGAAATTTCAGTTTTTTCCAATACACAATTTATATATAACCAGTTAACACTACCAAAAACCTGCTTGGTATCTGTGCCAAGAAGGACTAAGGACAGGTATTATGTTTCCCCTCTTTGTCAGGTTCATGCAGAGATAAAAAGGAGGCCAGCAGGTTGGCCCACCACTGTAGGTTGCAGTTGAGAAGTGAAATGGGTCTAAAGGTGCTACATAGTTGTATGTCTTTTCCTTCCTTAGAAAGGAAGTGTGCCTTCTTGTAAAAGGGAGTTACAAAGGTTTTGGAAGTGGGGCAGATCCTTAAACTTTTTATAGTAAATCTCTCAGCGTCAATCTAAGAGACAGTGAATGAAAGTGACATGTTTACTAATGGCAATAGAGGTTCTTGTGAAAGCAGAAGTATGATGAACCATCTCTAAGAATAATGGACCACAGATTTCAGATTTTCTCCCCCTGCCTGACTGGCTGAATGGAAAGGACATTCGCCAAATCCAGAGTGTAACAAAAAAAGACACAGTGAGAAAAAACACTttattataaattaaaaaaaactaaaaaaatcacaACATTACGCAATTTAGGACGGAGGACGGTGGGAGATCACTGCACAGAAGTGTGCAGAAAGGAACAGTTGCACAAATCTTGTTCAGATTCTCAAAAGTCTGTGGTTAGGGCTGGTGTTGGAGCTCAATCCAACTAAATATGGTAGGAATCCTGCCTGATCTCTTGGTGTTCCACACAGGTATGTCttgacccccatgggtcagcagtgACTTACTACAGGAGGTAGCGGccaggtggttcccctgcagctgaGCCAGATACCTGTATAGGAGTTAAAGGATGAAGACAAGGTAGGCTACTTAAATAATACCCTTTGGGGTATTGTGAAGTCAAATCTATTCAGtacacagtgggtccacatccaCTTTGTAACACAAATACACTGGCTTGAGAGTATGGTGGTGAAGTTGCTATGGTCTGGGGCTGTTTTACTGCATCAAGAGCTGGGCAGCTCCTCATCATGGAATCTACTATGAGTTCTTCATTGTTCGCTTGATGATAATGAGCTCAAAGTAGACCTTGCAACATGGAAATGGTTCTCCACATACCAGTAAACCCATCAAGGGATagctgggtagaaaaaaaatcagGAGGATTCTTTAATGTTAAAGTCAAATATGGATTCTATCCAAAACCAGAAGTACAACACAGAAAAGTTGGATCTACTAGCTTGACAAAAATACACAAGTGTGGGTGAGGCCTTATAATGGAAGTCTGTTGGAGGCTGTCTTTGCTAAAGGGGCAGTACCAGGTATTTGAGCCTCAGAAGAAAATGGCAGATCTAAGCATCTTTCTACATTTTAATTGTCTTTGTTTAATTCCATACACCGGTATGTCCAcatacattaaaaaataaaatttactgCAGTGAGGGTGGATGTAGGAATACAATAACAAGAAGCAAAGTTCATGATGACAATTCTGCTTCACTGCTGTAAAAGTTAAGAAGTCTCTTCATATCTACAAGGCttttcctttatggattccggtcACAGCTGACCCTCGGTAAATATAATTTGGGTGCTTGGCACATCCAAGCCAATTACACTTAAAGGCTTAGATTAGCATTGCCCTTATCAGAAACAAGGATATGGTTTCTGTTCTATGTGGCCTCTCTGATGAGTGTCTAAACTTCATTTTCTTGTAAAACGGCTCCTCTTTTGTGCCTACTCTGATGAGTGAAAGCCATAAGTCTTCTCCTCTGCGTCTGCTCTGATGAGTGAATGTCaagatggcttctcccctgtgtgtcttCACTGATGAGTGAATGTCATAATATCTTCTACCCTGTGTGTTTTCTCTGATGAGTAAATGTCATAATATCTTCTCTCCTGTGTGTCTTCACTGATGAGTGAATGTCATAATATCTTCTGATAtcttctcccctgtgtgtcttCTCTGATGAGTGAATGTCATGATATCTTCTCCCCTGTGTGTTTTCTCTGAATGAGTGAATGTCATAtcttctcccctgtgtgtcttCTCTAAATGAGTAAATGTCATAATATCTTCTCCCCTGTGTGTTTTCTCTGAATGAGTGAATGTCATAATATCTTCTCCCCTGTGTGTTTTCTCTGAATGAGTGAATGTCATAATATCTTCTCCCCTGTGTTTTCACTGATGAGTGAATGTCATAATGtcttctcccctgtgtgtcttCTCTGATGAGTGAATGTCATAATGTCTTCTCCCCTGTTTGTCTTCTCTGATGAGTGAATGTCATAATATCTTCCCCATTGTGTGTCTTCTCTGATGATCCTTAAGTTTGGATTTACtaataaaacatttgccacattctgaacatgaaaatggcttttctcctgtatgacttctctcatgtatcaCAAGAATAGATTTATTTGTAAAACTTTTCCCACACAgcaaacatgaaaatggcttctctcctgtgtgaattctctgatgatcCCTAAGTTTAGCTTTAGTAATAAAACCCTTCTCGCATTCCGAACATGAATaaggtttctcccctgtgtgacttctctcatgcctaAGAAGATTCGATTTGGatgtaaaacatttcccgcatACTGCACAAGAATACAGCCTCTCTCCTCTGTGAATTCTCccatgtgtaacaagatttgatttcgaggtaaaacttttcccacattctgaacatgaatacagtCTCTCTCCCGTGTGAGTtcgctgatgtttaacaagatctgatttctgcacaaaacttttcccacattctgaacatggatatggcttctctcctgtgtgacttctctcatgtctaacaagactcGATTTATCGGTGAAGCATTTTCCGCATAGTGAACATGAATgcagcttctctcctgtgtgaattctctcgtgtgtaacaagatttgatttcgatgtaaaacattttccacattcagaacaggagtatggcttctcccctgtgtgaattcttccaTGTGTAACAAGATCTGAGCTTTTCATAAACTGTTTTCCACATTCACCACAGTGAAACCTTTTCCCCCGTTTCTGGCCTGTGCTTGTAGTAACAATCTGCGATTGTTCAGCAGAAGGCTCCCCATGACTTGGGTGGTTATCTGATAGATCTGTAATGTGAAGTCCTGGATACAGATTAAGGGTGatgaggttttctcctgaagagtgTTGTTTGATACCTTGATCTTCTACTTTATAATTTAGCCATAACATAAGGTTTCCTGTAGAGttcttactgggattttctgttaGGAGTAAAAATGGATCTCATGATTTTTGTTTTCAAACCACAAAGCAGACAAATGTATAAATAAGATACAGCACTTCATGCGTTTTTTTGCGCCAAAGTCAGATGTGGATCCAGCAGTAAGGAGGAGTGTACGTGCTTAATTAATCATTTCACATACTTTGAACTCTCTCATGACTTTGACTTGAAAagctgcatcaaaaactgcactAAAATCTGCCACAAAAAGTTTAGATTGTCCGGTTTCAGGAAGAAAATGTGACAACCCTGCGGATCAGCCTGTAATAAAGACCTGATTAGTGCCTTCCTAAAAGATCCAGAACCAACGCGCAGGTTCTCCCAACTGGGGTCTATTTACTTGCCTGCAGCAGTGACTTCACGCTGACAAcagatgactgctgcagccaatcactagcactgaagacgccAGTGACTGGATGAAGCTGGGTAAATACAGTAGAGTAAACCAGAGCAGGGGCGCTGGACCGGCAAGGTAAGTACTTCCCAGAAATCTACTGCAGGCTGATCCTAAGGACCGCCCAGTTACCtccaaagggctcatgcacatccgcaaaaaaaaacggatgatgtccgcgtgcattctgtattttgcggaacgggacagctggcccctaatagaacagtcctatccttgtccgttatgctgacaataatagagcatgttctatttttttgaggaacggacatgcggacaaagggaaacggaatgcacacaaagtaacttccgttttttgtttttttgcggacccattgaaatgaatggttccacatacggtccgcaaaaaaatgcaacagacacggaaagaaaatacatttgtgtgcatgagccctaaaactgaacaacccctttaacaacttcTGGTCTACATTGGCGACCTCTTTTATTACATAAACCAAGACTAAAGCACAACCTGTCTGAGAATCAAGCATACCCACACAGGGGGGGCATCACATTAATACAAAAACCTACCTCAACCTCATCTTGGCAACAGTTTACCTTTAATCAGATAATGTGCAGTGAGAAAAAGCTGTATAGCCTCGTCAGCACCAAATATCTATTTTATAGACATTCCCCCATTGACACGACACGTGTGCGAAGGTCACATCTGTTGGGGATGCAACAGCATGTGCCATATACAGTATTGTATATTAATATCACTTGACCAGTAGATGGCGCTGTATGTTAAGGTTACCAGTTGTGTATATCTGTAAAAAACttgttggttctctctttataccaagatggctgctgttacagtttgctgaaatgtgccaggagtcagaccgccaccgatcagatattgatgacctataccctTCCTGaattttgtaatttatttttaatgAAAGAAACCTCGGAAGTaactttctacattcactattccatacctgtggtcacgTCCTCCTCCACTTCATTCTTACACAGGGGATCGTCCATCAACCTCTCCGATTCCTCCTCCACTTTAATATAAGTCAGATCTTCCTCCTGATTTGGCACAATACAGAGGACAGGTGGGAagtctaacagatccacataagtGACCCCCATGTAGATGTGCATCTACCTGATGATTCTCCGGGACATTGGacatctcctctggacagtcctgggaacacTGAGGATGAGGACATCTATCTGGGGAATTGCTTTCTATGAGTCCATCTGTAAGAAACACCCAGTGATGAGATAGATTTATCGCATGTAGTTATCAgacgatgggagtagtagtaaaaTCAATAGGTCTCCCCTCCTTACACTGCTGATTGGCCATTACGTCCATCTCCTCTTCATCTATGACCTCAACCttaatatcatttatattttCAGCCTAGACAGATGAGACACAAAGGTAAAATGATTTCTGGTCCTATCACTTCATGGTCAGATTTTGGAGAGACtttagctccatctacctgattatTCTCTGAGACATTGTGAGTTTTCTCTGGACTTTCCTGGGAATATAGAGGATGGGGACATCTCTCTGGAGGAGTTTTCCTACTGcgtccatctgtggagacacaaagATTGTGGTATTACCTccattttttttactatatttaaaaaatgttctTAAGGGGTTCTCCAGTCCCATAAAGATTATTTTATCTGCCCAGAGTACCCCAAACACTGTATTTCCCCTATATAGCAGCTCTTTTGCTCCTCCGTTCTCAGCATCCCAGCCGGATGTTTACAGTCAGAACTTCCTGTGTTCACCAGCTTCCTGCTGGGTTTACCTCCCagtcccagcatgctttgctctgtaatgtttctcAGGACTTCCTCTCCATACCGCACTGTTCCTTCTGCAGTAGTCATGCCCTCTACACCTCCTCTCTCAACGTATGAAACATTAAGCAGGCTAGCTTAGCAAATCCAGCAGGAAGCTGAtgaaggaagttctgcatgtagacatcctgccaggatgcagtgattctgagaacaggggaaggaaagtgctgacataaaaaaaactgttacatATTTGGGGCTAAAATATGCCCTGTTTGGGGTACTCTGGACAGAGTAAAAAAATTCATTATGAAAGCAAATAATCCCTTTAATGAAACAATGGACTAATAGGCAGATGCCCACTGCAGACCTTGTAATGTACCAAAGCCCTGCCCTCTTACGATGGGTGGCTAACGGTGCCCCCTGTTAAACTTCCTAGGTACCCTGACATTTACAGTAAGTggataattgtgcagatcactaaCACCTACCATGTTTACTCTCCCCTGTCATATCCGCACTTGTGGAGGAGCCCTGACATAGCTATCCTGGGGGAACACTTGGACCTTATCACACTCATGGATAGTGGCATGTCCGACATGAAGGGGCAGGACGTGGTTCAACATATCACACTTTCAGCCATTACCAAATCCTGAGGGAGCAGACAATATTAAAGGGGCATTTCAGGAATAAATCTATTCTAACAGGTGCTGTCAGTCTGCCTCCTGTACTACTTACCTACTCCCCACTGCTTCCATCCTCCACGTTGGCTCCCATGTTTCCATCTTCCACTCCAGGGTTTGTTTTCTTCCTCCCTGGCATGGGGGTGGTCGCCTGATCTTCAGCGTTGATGTGTCCACAAGAAACACACCAGTAAAACAGCCTAGGGCGGCGCTAAAGAccacccattagtgctggtgatgtcaccgggatcactgctaggcggGAGCCtcggcctagcagtgtaaaataaCCCTGCGCGAAGTAGCTAAGGGTAAGGGcccatttgaatgggtccgcaccagttccGCTATTTTGTGGaacgagtgcggacccattcatttcgacggggccgcaaaagatgcggacagcacacagtggttCCGTTCCGCTGCTCAACGTAaaggatagagcatgtcctattcttgtccgcggaaaaggcattttctattatggttgcggccatgtgcggtctgcaaattgcggaacacacgcggccggtatccgtgttttgcggatccgcaaagcactacagtcgtgtgaatgtgctCTAAGGGACAGCATCGGAGGATGAAATGCTCCACTCAGCAGCTGGAGGGATGAAGAATTATGGATTATGTCCTGGttgagctctgaacccagacaacccctttaaggcatcaaCATGGCTGCCAGTGCCAGCTTGTGCccacacagtaatatatatatatgtgtcttctcaccttgtgatataagaggctggtgctcctccatcatggcctccttgtacagatccttgtgtccttctatatactcccactcctccatggagaaatggacagtgacgtcctgacaccttataggaacctgacaacacaatgacaccgtcatcacccagacccctccagtgctgttactggagaatgtcccagcattcccagcagtgtcacctctccagtcagcagctccatcatcttgtgggtgagttctaggatcttctgctcatgtatcagggggtgaggggtcctggtccgccctcctgactcctggagatggatgatgggagtcatacagtcccccgatgtcttcttcacgattgtgtactcctgtggatggagagagacactttggGAACTAAACTCAGTATGCCTCCTTCACTACTATCAGTTATAACCCCGGCCTCCAAGTCAAACTCAGGTCATGTCTGTCTCCTGGTGGGTCCTTTACTCCTTGTTAAATGCACTTACTATTCTCATTGGACCTATAACATTACTTGTTTGGGTTGCATATTGGTTGACCTTAGGAATGATTGAAGAACATAAAGGTTAAACTGAAGATGCTTGATGGTTACAAACACCACAAAGGCACCACAAGCTTGGTGGTTGCAGGTAACATTTAGTGGTATCACACACTTCAGTGTTGCAGAACGTTTTCACTTGTTCTCTTTTGAGTAGTCCTCTACCAGGGCTGGGGGGGTTTGAGCAATTATCCACTAGTTCT from the Bufo bufo chromosome 2, aBufBuf1.1, whole genome shotgun sequence genome contains:
- the LOC120990534 gene encoding zinc finger protein with KRAB and SCAN domains 8-like; translation: MMEEHQPLISQDGRSRKTPPERCPHPLYSQESPEKTHNVSENNQAENINDIKVEVIDEEEMDVMANQQYGLIESNSPDRCPHPQCSQDCPEEMSNVPENHQVPNQEEDLTYIKVEEESERLMDDPLCKNEVEEDVTTENPSKNSTGNLMLWLNYKVEDQGIKQHSSGENLITLNLYPGLHITDLSDNHPSHGEPSAEQSQIVTTSTGQKRGKRFHCGECGKQFMKSSDLVTHGRIHTGEKPYSCSECGKCFTSKSNLVTHERIHTGEKLHSCSLCGKCFTDKSSLVRHERSHTGEKPYPCSECGKSFVQKSDLVKHQRTHTGERLYSCSECGKSFTSKSNLVTHGRIHRGERLYSCAVCGKCFTSKSNLLRHERSHTGEKPYSCSECEKGFITKAKLRDHQRIHTGEKPFSCLLCGKSFTNKSILVIHERSHTGEKPFSCSECGKCFISKSKLKDHQRRHTMGKIL